The Pandoraea vervacti DNA window GCCAGCGACACGACCCGCCTGGTCGCCGAGTTTTCGGCGTTCACTGCGGACCCGGTTGCCTCGCTCGCGAGCATGGGAGCGTTTCTCGGTCTCACGGCGCTCATCGTTGCCGCGGGCGTGCAAAAGGGCATCGAACGCGCAGGCAAGTGGCTCATGCCGGCACTGTTTTTCCTGATGCTGCTCGTGATTGTCCGCGCGCTTACGCTGCCCGGGGCGATGGCCGGCGTCGCCTGGTTTCTCACGCCCGACTTCTCGGTCATCTCGGGCGACACATTGCTCGAAGCGCTCGGGTTGGCGTTCTTCTCGTTGTCGCTGGGCGCAGGCATGATCGTGGTCTACGGCTCCTATCTGCCCAAGGATGCGCGCCTCGCGGGATCCGCCGTCTGGGTCGCCACCCTGGCCACGCTCGCCTGTTTCCTCGCCGGCCTGATGATTTTGCCCGCCGTGTTCGCCTTCGGCGTGGCGCCCAACGCCGGGCCGGGCCTCACGTTCATCACCATGCCGGCGATCTTTGCGCAGATGCCGTTCGGTCACGCCATTGCCGTCGCATTTTTCCTGCTGCTGCTTTTCGCGGCGCTCACGTCTGCTGTCTCGCTCTTCGAGCCGGTCACGGCTTTCCTGATCGACGAGTATGGGTGGCGTCGTGGTCCCGCGGTCGTCGCAGTGCTCGTTGCGACGTTTCTTTTCGGGGCGCCTGCCGCCTTGTCCTTCGGCATCTGGTCGGATGTGCGATTTTTCAATCGAACGATCTTCGATCTGATGGACTACGTCACC harbors:
- a CDS encoding sodium-dependent transporter, which produces MSRLPTTPPTPAAPAAPPNGSDASGAATRATWGSRLGFVLAAAGSAVGLGAVWKFPYVVGEHGGGAFLTVYLGCVLTLGVSLLLAEMTIGRLTGQSITTAMRTLGGRAWAWVGRIATFNAFAILSFYVVVGGWTVAYLLRAMTGSVLASDTTRLVAEFSAFTADPVASLASMGAFLGLTALIVAAGVQKGIERAGKWLMPALFFLMLLVIVRALTLPGAMAGVAWFLTPDFSVISGDTLLEALGLAFFSLSLGAGMIVVYGSYLPKDARLAGSAVWVATLATLACFLAGLMILPAVFAFGVAPNAGPGLTFITMPAIFAQMPFGHAIAVAFFLLLLFAALTSAVSLFEPVTAFLIDEYGWRRGPAVVAVLVATFLFGAPAALSFGIWSDVRFFNRTIFDLMDYVTVNLLMPAGGLCVALFVGARIWPTARTVLEGSRAQWFLPLWRVLLLVLTPIAIFGVWYQSL